In one Dunckerocampus dactyliophorus isolate RoL2022-P2 chromosome 9, RoL_Ddac_1.1, whole genome shotgun sequence genomic region, the following are encoded:
- the LOC129188215 gene encoding oocyte zinc finger protein XlCOF22-like has translation MRPPAADWLSKTISLSATGEEEEDLSITQEGEHLLDPEEADLTRLALTGVSAVTEVPGDKPTESSQLHYRPIEEMRDKEPQSRYVKEEEEDPQPTNIKEETAEPQPLYVKEEDEEPQPTYVKEEEAEPQTHYFKEEEAEPQHTYVQEEDEEPQPTHIKEEEAEPQTHYFKEEDEEPQLTYIKEEKAESQSPYVKEEEEELLITLGHPEEADATRLPLTGVSAMTEDHEDKPPDSSQLHHRPSEEMREAVPSCSSSLQHMTTEADGDHCGGSQADNLLAPLSDSDDTTSHSPEDEDSDYNQESLSSDIDFEGDTMTHTGNKHSESSKKKTGKRFNCSVYDKKMSYKSHLAQHMRTHTGEKPFRCSDCGKHFTLKSNMRRHMRSHTGEKPFSCADCGKRFTLKSNMQVHMRTHTGEKPFSCSDCGKRFTLKTTMKRHMRTHTGEKPFSCVDCGKRFTLKTNMEVHIRTHTGEKPFSCSDCGKRFTLKTNMQLHMRTHTGDKPFSCSDCGKCYTLKTTMQRHMRTHTRQKPFSCSDCGKSYTLKATMQRHMKTHTGKKPFNCSDCGKPFSNKTNMQRHENTHRRKSF, from the exons ATGAG accaCCAGCAGCTGATTGGTTGTCAAAAACAATATCCCTCTCAGCCACaggggaggaagaggaagacctTTCGATCACTCAGGAGGGCGAGCATCTGCTCGACccagaggaggctgatctcaccaggttggcactgactggtgtctctgcgGTGACCGAAGTCCCTGGAGACAAACCAactgagtcctcacagcttcattaTAGGCCAATTGAGGAGATGAGAGATAAGGAGCCACAATCTCGCTATgttaaagaagaagaggaggatccACAGCCCACCAACATTAAAGAGGAAACGGCAGAGCCACAGCCCCtctatgttaaagaggaagatgaggagccacagcccacctacgttaaagaggaagaggcggAGCCACAGACCCACTattttaaagaggaagaggcggAGCCACAGCACACCTATGTtcaagaggaagatgaggagccacagcccacccacattaaagaggaagaggcggAGCCACAGACCCACTATTttaaagaggaagatgaggagcCACAACTCACCtacattaaagaggaaaaggCGGAGTCACAGTCCccctatgttaaagaggaagaagaagaactcTTGATCACTCTTGGTCACCCAGAGGAGGCTGATGCCACCAGGTTGCCACTGACGGGTGTCTCTGCGATGAccgaagaccatgaagacaaaccgcCTGattcctcacagcttcatcatcgtccaagtgaggagatgagagaggcggtgccttcatgcagcagctcactgcaacacatgacaacagaagctgatggagaccactgtggaggatcacaagcagacaacctcttagctccactgtcagatagtgacgacacaacgtcacactctcctgaagatgaagacagcgatTACAACCAAGAATCTCTGAGCAGCGATATAGACTTTGAAGGTGATACGATGACTCACACtggcaacaaacactctgaaagctctaaaaagaagacaggtaAACGTTTTAACTGCTCAGTTTAtgataaaaaaatgtcttataaGAGTCATCTGGCtcaacacatgagaacgcacacaggagaaaaaccttttcgttgctcagactgtgggaaacacttcactttaaagtcaaacatgagaagacacatgagatcgcacacaggagaaaaaccttttagctgtgcagactgtggtaaacgcttcactttaaagtcaaatatgcaagtacacatgagaacacacacaggagaaaaaccttttagttgctcagactgtggtaaacgcttcacttTAAAGACAAccatgaaaagacacatgagaacacacacaggagaaaaaccttttagttgcgtagactgtggtaaacgcttcacttTAAAGACAAACATGGAAGTACACAtaagaacgcacacaggagaaaaaccttttagttgctcagactgtggtaaacgcttcacttTAAAGACCAACAtgcaattacacatgagaacgcacacaggagacaaaccttttagttgctcagactgcggtAAATGCTACACTCTAAAGACAACtatgcaaagacacatgagaacacacacaagacaaaaaccttttagttgctcagactgtggtaaaagctACACTTTAAAGGCAAccatgcaaagacacatgaaaacacacacaggaaaaaaaccttttaattgctcagactgtggtaaaccaTTCTCTAACAAGACTAACATGCAAAggcatgagaacacacaccggagaaaatctttttag
- the LOC129188209 gene encoding histone acetyltransferase KAT6A-like isoform X1, translated as MEWNGFNTKKQNTSVATSLLCSLLCWCWSPESSQLHSPSEEMRKAEPQPPSVKEEEEEPQPPSVKEEEEEPQPPSVKEEEEEPQSPSVKEEEEEPQPPYIKEEEEELSITQDKEHLLRPDEDDLTRLPLTGVSVKTEDHEDKPPESSQLHHSPSEEMREAVPSCGSSLQHMTTEADGDHLFAPLSDSDDTTSHSPEDEDSNYNQESLSSDTDCEGDLTTHTGNKHSESSKKKTETSQAIPDATATTAQAGAAADEDFDDEPEEVLTQDQPDNEEQPPGDDQPEKGRAAGAEDSVSQHPHLERDDEQRQPQKKSRRKALLLDNDTQEQLFEWVREHELLWRKGATDYKNTKKKTELWTRKARELDIEEGAKALRTWWKSVRDLYTKLLSKKSGQAAPNLTDRELFVQRNCAFLHKEVKPRKGQPLRSIPLTQEPVASQPPAAQPSASASTSRQPSRDVEEQEEDEGSLSLIETQAAVTRSMGTPSPAPSSTTTRPRRAATRAEPEDSPAMLEIRDCMKATNALMERLVQAQEISHARQPFITYMSQSLQRLPEAQYQLTVERMTAILHEMQQPIPHPLPPAPPRPASVLSPTLAFYQQPHYFQPQPQHHGFQQEPLDFQQQSQPQHQPQHVQQLTPRVSQPSSTPRSSNEGLMLSDMPNFSSINHTNMSAVSEGGILQDLQRQEMNAPPIPITTSPPLLAEMRATTEEN; from the exons atggaatggaatggatttaacacaaagaagcagaacacca gtgttgccacaagTTTGttgtgttctttgctttgctggtgctggagtcctgagtcctcacagcttcatagtccaagtgaggagatgagAAAGGcagagccacagcccccctctgttaaagaggaagaggaggagccacagcccccctctgttaaagaggaagaggaggagccacagcccccctctgttaaagaggaagaggaggagccacagtcCCCCtctgttaaagaggaagaggaggagccacagcccccctatattaaagaggaggaggaagaactCTCGATCACTCAGGACAAAGAGCATCTTCTAAGACCAGACGAGGATGATCTCAccaggttgccactgactggtgtctctgtgaagaccgaagaccatgaagacaaaccacctgagtcctcacagcttcatcatagtccaagtgaggagatgagAGAGGCGGTGCCTTCATGCGGCAGCtcactgcaacacatgacaacagaagctgatggagaccacctcttcgctccactgtcagatagtgacgacacaacgtcacactctcctgaagatgaagacagcAACTACAACCAAGAATCtctgagcagcgatacagactgtgaaggtgattTGACGACTCACACtggcaacaaacactctgaaagctctaaaaagaagacag AGACCAGTCAGGCCATACCAGACGCCACTGCTACCACAGCCCAGGCAGGGGCAGCTGCTGATGAAG ACTTTGATGATGAGCCCGAGGAGGTCTTGACACAGGACCAGCCTGACAATGAGGAGCAACCCCCAGGTGATGACCAACCTGAGAAGGGCCGTGCTGCTGGTGCTGAAG ACTCTGTCTCTCAGCACCCACACTTGGAGAGGGACGATGAACAGCGTCAGCCTCAGAAGAAGTCTCGCCGCAAGGCCCTCCTGCTCGACAATGACACTCAGGAGCAACTCTTCGAGTGGGTCCGGGAGCACGAACTTTTGTGGAGGAAGGGGGCCACCGACTACAagaatacaaagaagaagacggAGCTTTGGACCAGGAAGGCAAGAGAGCTGGACATTGAGGAGGGAGCTAAAGCTCTCAGGACATGGTGGAAGTCAGTCCGGGACCTCTACACTAAGCTTCTCTCCAAGAAGTCTGGCCAGGCTGCACCGAACTTGACAGACAGAGAACTGTTCGTCCAGAGGAACTGCGCCTTTCTACACAAGGAGGTGAAGCCCAGGAAAGGTCAGCCACTTAGAAGCATACCCCTCACACAGGAACCTGTAGCCAGCCAGCCTCCAGCAGCTCAGCCCTCGGCGTCGGCCAGCACCTCTCGCCAGCCTTCCCGCGACGTCGAGGAACAGGAAGAGGACGAGGGCTCACTCTCGCTCATTGAAACTCAAGCGGCAGTCACGAGGTCCATGGGCACCCCCTCACCAGctccctcctccaccaccaccagacCACGCCGTGCCGCCACCAGAGCTGAGCCTGAAGACTCCCCTGCGATGCTGGAGATAAGGGATTGTATGAAGGCCACCAACGCCCTCATGGAGAGACTGGTCCAAGCCCAAGAGATCAGCCATGCAAGGCAGCCCTTCATCACGTACATGTCCCAGTCTCTCCAACGACTACCTGAGGCCCAGTACCAGCTCACAGTGGAGAGAATGACGGCCATCCTCCACGAGATGCAGCAACCCATCCCCCACCCccttcctccagctccaccacgTCCAGCATCAGTACTTTCACCCACACTCGCATTCTACCAGCAGCCGCATTACTTCCAGCCCCAGCCTCAGCATCACGGCTTCCAGCAGGAGCCTCTCGACTTCCAGCAACAGTCTCAGCCTCAGCATCAGCCTCAGCACGTCCAGCAATTGACACCCAGAGTCAGCCAGCCATCCTCCACCCCAAGGAGCTCCAACGAAGGACTCATGTTGTCAGACATGCCGAACTTTTCCTCCATTAACCACACCAACATGAGCGCTGTCAGCGAGGGGGGGATTCTCCAGGACCTCCAGAGGCAGGAGATGAACGCTCCACCCATACCAATCACCACCTCACCACCACTACTTGCAGAGATGAGGGCCACCACCGAGGAGAATTGA
- the LOC129188209 gene encoding histone acetyltransferase KAT6A-like isoform X3, whose product MRKAEPQPPSVKEEEEEPQPPSVKEEEEEPQPPSVKEEEEEPQSPSVKEEEEEPQPPYIKEEEEELSITQDKEHLLRPDEDDLTRLPLTGVSVKTEDHEDKPPESSQLHHSPSEEMREAVPSCGSSLQHMTTEADGDHLFAPLSDSDDTTSHSPEDEDSNYNQESLSSDTDCEGDLTTHTGNKHSESSKKKTETSQAIPDATATTAQAGAAADEDFDDEPEEVLTQDQPDNEEQPPGDDQPEKGRAAGAEDSVSQHPHLERDDEQRQPQKKSRRKALLLDNDTQEQLFEWVREHELLWRKGATDYKNTKKKTELWTRKARELDIEEGAKALRTWWKSVRDLYTKLLSKKSGQAAPNLTDRELFVQRNCAFLHKEVKPRKGQPLRSIPLTQEPVASQPPAAQPSASASTSRQPSRDVEEQEEDEGSLSLIETQAAVTRSMGTPSPAPSSTTTRPRRAATRAEPEDSPAMLEIRDCMKATNALMERLVQAQEISHARQPFITYMSQSLQRLPEAQYQLTVERMTAILHEMQQPIPHPLPPAPPRPASVLSPTLAFYQQPHYFQPQPQHHGFQQEPLDFQQQSQPQHQPQHVQQLTPRVSQPSSTPRSSNEGLMLSDMPNFSSINHTNMSAVSEGGILQDLQRQEMNAPPIPITTSPPLLAEMRATTEEN is encoded by the exons atgagAAAGGcagagccacagcccccctctgttaaagaggaagaggaggagccacagcccccctctgttaaagaggaagaggaggagccacagcccccctctgttaaagaggaagaggaggagccacagtcCCCCtctgttaaagaggaagaggaggagccacagcccccctatattaaagaggaggaggaagaactCTCGATCACTCAGGACAAAGAGCATCTTCTAAGACCAGACGAGGATGATCTCAccaggttgccactgactggtgtctctgtgaagaccgaagaccatgaagacaaaccacctgagtcctcacagcttcatcatagtccaagtgaggagatgagAGAGGCGGTGCCTTCATGCGGCAGCtcactgcaacacatgacaacagaagctgatggagaccacctcttcgctccactgtcagatagtgacgacacaacgtcacactctcctgaagatgaagacagcAACTACAACCAAGAATCtctgagcagcgatacagactgtgaaggtgattTGACGACTCACACtggcaacaaacactctgaaagctctaaaaagaagacag AGACCAGTCAGGCCATACCAGACGCCACTGCTACCACAGCCCAGGCAGGGGCAGCTGCTGATGAAG ACTTTGATGATGAGCCCGAGGAGGTCTTGACACAGGACCAGCCTGACAATGAGGAGCAACCCCCAGGTGATGACCAACCTGAGAAGGGCCGTGCTGCTGGTGCTGAAG ACTCTGTCTCTCAGCACCCACACTTGGAGAGGGACGATGAACAGCGTCAGCCTCAGAAGAAGTCTCGCCGCAAGGCCCTCCTGCTCGACAATGACACTCAGGAGCAACTCTTCGAGTGGGTCCGGGAGCACGAACTTTTGTGGAGGAAGGGGGCCACCGACTACAagaatacaaagaagaagacggAGCTTTGGACCAGGAAGGCAAGAGAGCTGGACATTGAGGAGGGAGCTAAAGCTCTCAGGACATGGTGGAAGTCAGTCCGGGACCTCTACACTAAGCTTCTCTCCAAGAAGTCTGGCCAGGCTGCACCGAACTTGACAGACAGAGAACTGTTCGTCCAGAGGAACTGCGCCTTTCTACACAAGGAGGTGAAGCCCAGGAAAGGTCAGCCACTTAGAAGCATACCCCTCACACAGGAACCTGTAGCCAGCCAGCCTCCAGCAGCTCAGCCCTCGGCGTCGGCCAGCACCTCTCGCCAGCCTTCCCGCGACGTCGAGGAACAGGAAGAGGACGAGGGCTCACTCTCGCTCATTGAAACTCAAGCGGCAGTCACGAGGTCCATGGGCACCCCCTCACCAGctccctcctccaccaccaccagacCACGCCGTGCCGCCACCAGAGCTGAGCCTGAAGACTCCCCTGCGATGCTGGAGATAAGGGATTGTATGAAGGCCACCAACGCCCTCATGGAGAGACTGGTCCAAGCCCAAGAGATCAGCCATGCAAGGCAGCCCTTCATCACGTACATGTCCCAGTCTCTCCAACGACTACCTGAGGCCCAGTACCAGCTCACAGTGGAGAGAATGACGGCCATCCTCCACGAGATGCAGCAACCCATCCCCCACCCccttcctccagctccaccacgTCCAGCATCAGTACTTTCACCCACACTCGCATTCTACCAGCAGCCGCATTACTTCCAGCCCCAGCCTCAGCATCACGGCTTCCAGCAGGAGCCTCTCGACTTCCAGCAACAGTCTCAGCCTCAGCATCAGCCTCAGCACGTCCAGCAATTGACACCCAGAGTCAGCCAGCCATCCTCCACCCCAAGGAGCTCCAACGAAGGACTCATGTTGTCAGACATGCCGAACTTTTCCTCCATTAACCACACCAACATGAGCGCTGTCAGCGAGGGGGGGATTCTCCAGGACCTCCAGAGGCAGGAGATGAACGCTCCACCCATACCAATCACCACCTCACCACCACTACTTGCAGAGATGAGGGCCACCACCGAGGAGAATTGA
- the LOC129188209 gene encoding cilia- and flagella-associated protein 251-like isoform X2, which produces MEWNGFNTKKQNTSVATSLLCSLLCWCWSPESSQLHSPSEEMRKAEPQPPSVKEEEEEPQPPSVKEEEEEPQPPSVKEEEEEPQSPSVKEEEEEPQPPYIKEEEEELSITQDKEHLLRPDEDDLTRLPLTGVSVKTEDHEDKPPESSQLHHSPSEEMREAVPSCGSSLQHMTTEADGDHLFAPLSDSDDTTSHSPEDEDSNYNQESLSSDTDCEETSQAIPDATATTAQAGAAADEDFDDEPEEVLTQDQPDNEEQPPGDDQPEKGRAAGAEDSVSQHPHLERDDEQRQPQKKSRRKALLLDNDTQEQLFEWVREHELLWRKGATDYKNTKKKTELWTRKARELDIEEGAKALRTWWKSVRDLYTKLLSKKSGQAAPNLTDRELFVQRNCAFLHKEVKPRKGQPLRSIPLTQEPVASQPPAAQPSASASTSRQPSRDVEEQEEDEGSLSLIETQAAVTRSMGTPSPAPSSTTTRPRRAATRAEPEDSPAMLEIRDCMKATNALMERLVQAQEISHARQPFITYMSQSLQRLPEAQYQLTVERMTAILHEMQQPIPHPLPPAPPRPASVLSPTLAFYQQPHYFQPQPQHHGFQQEPLDFQQQSQPQHQPQHVQQLTPRVSQPSSTPRSSNEGLMLSDMPNFSSINHTNMSAVSEGGILQDLQRQEMNAPPIPITTSPPLLAEMRATTEEN; this is translated from the exons atggaatggaatggatttaacacaaagaagcagaacacca gtgttgccacaagTTTGttgtgttctttgctttgctggtgctggagtcctgagtcctcacagcttcatagtccaagtgaggagatgagAAAGGcagagccacagcccccctctgttaaagaggaagaggaggagccacagcccccctctgttaaagaggaagaggaggagccacagcccccctctgttaaagaggaagaggaggagccacagtcCCCCtctgttaaagaggaagaggaggagccacagcccccctatattaaagaggaggaggaagaactCTCGATCACTCAGGACAAAGAGCATCTTCTAAGACCAGACGAGGATGATCTCAccaggttgccactgactggtgtctctgtgaagaccgaagaccatgaagacaaaccacctgagtcctcacagcttcatcatagtccaagtgaggagatgagAGAGGCGGTGCCTTCATGCGGCAGCtcactgcaacacatgacaacagaagctgatggagaccacctcttcgctccactgtcagatagtgacgacacaacgtcacactctcctgaagatgaagacagcAACTACAACCAAGAATCtctgagcagcgatacagactgtgaag AGACCAGTCAGGCCATACCAGACGCCACTGCTACCACAGCCCAGGCAGGGGCAGCTGCTGATGAAG ACTTTGATGATGAGCCCGAGGAGGTCTTGACACAGGACCAGCCTGACAATGAGGAGCAACCCCCAGGTGATGACCAACCTGAGAAGGGCCGTGCTGCTGGTGCTGAAG ACTCTGTCTCTCAGCACCCACACTTGGAGAGGGACGATGAACAGCGTCAGCCTCAGAAGAAGTCTCGCCGCAAGGCCCTCCTGCTCGACAATGACACTCAGGAGCAACTCTTCGAGTGGGTCCGGGAGCACGAACTTTTGTGGAGGAAGGGGGCCACCGACTACAagaatacaaagaagaagacggAGCTTTGGACCAGGAAGGCAAGAGAGCTGGACATTGAGGAGGGAGCTAAAGCTCTCAGGACATGGTGGAAGTCAGTCCGGGACCTCTACACTAAGCTTCTCTCCAAGAAGTCTGGCCAGGCTGCACCGAACTTGACAGACAGAGAACTGTTCGTCCAGAGGAACTGCGCCTTTCTACACAAGGAGGTGAAGCCCAGGAAAGGTCAGCCACTTAGAAGCATACCCCTCACACAGGAACCTGTAGCCAGCCAGCCTCCAGCAGCTCAGCCCTCGGCGTCGGCCAGCACCTCTCGCCAGCCTTCCCGCGACGTCGAGGAACAGGAAGAGGACGAGGGCTCACTCTCGCTCATTGAAACTCAAGCGGCAGTCACGAGGTCCATGGGCACCCCCTCACCAGctccctcctccaccaccaccagacCACGCCGTGCCGCCACCAGAGCTGAGCCTGAAGACTCCCCTGCGATGCTGGAGATAAGGGATTGTATGAAGGCCACCAACGCCCTCATGGAGAGACTGGTCCAAGCCCAAGAGATCAGCCATGCAAGGCAGCCCTTCATCACGTACATGTCCCAGTCTCTCCAACGACTACCTGAGGCCCAGTACCAGCTCACAGTGGAGAGAATGACGGCCATCCTCCACGAGATGCAGCAACCCATCCCCCACCCccttcctccagctccaccacgTCCAGCATCAGTACTTTCACCCACACTCGCATTCTACCAGCAGCCGCATTACTTCCAGCCCCAGCCTCAGCATCACGGCTTCCAGCAGGAGCCTCTCGACTTCCAGCAACAGTCTCAGCCTCAGCATCAGCCTCAGCACGTCCAGCAATTGACACCCAGAGTCAGCCAGCCATCCTCCACCCCAAGGAGCTCCAACGAAGGACTCATGTTGTCAGACATGCCGAACTTTTCCTCCATTAACCACACCAACATGAGCGCTGTCAGCGAGGGGGGGATTCTCCAGGACCTCCAGAGGCAGGAGATGAACGCTCCACCCATACCAATCACCACCTCACCACCACTACTTGCAGAGATGAGGGCCACCACCGAGGAGAATTGA